The Skermanella pratensis genome has a window encoding:
- a CDS encoding PAS domain S-box protein, translated as MTQQRVTPTIFLRIYALLLFVVLAMLGYNEWTTRSDALMQAAEKSRALVNLATEHTLRMFEINDIALRSAVEHFSELDITRLGDSWSDWDYLATLEASSIGSELAQIRHMLIVDPHGTVRIHSRRYPVEPMDSSRNDFFQAHKDTSGPSLFVGAPSMDGGGTDLYFSMSRRISRPRDGAFAGVAVAAVKPDISRRFFDSMAAGPRGILFLMHENGTVITSHPFRENLIGRKLPDKSLLDTIRQSQPQSPASVDVQCCFDELDRVLAYQRVGTLPLFVAVGLAKTDVLADWTRDLIQNALITGVVLTGFTTVVVVMLGQYRRQVIAHGLLSATYDAAGTGFCMVDADGRVVRANAAYGSLCGIPERQLVQRPFIEVFPPDERNRAHDLLRFGHPGDQLPPQILKLRHSDGRIRRVLITVGGFSDASGQLFLMVAANDVTDRERQEERLRESERRLRQAQRIAGIGWWTIDLGTGGVVWSDTLYEIWGRDPDLPPTLESWRSSIHPDDRSRLNDADLADGPDCTREYRIIRPDGTERHVREEFTRSRTGGEQSKGEQTTRLFGIIQDVTELRENERALADSKARLRAVLDVAVTGILVHDEHGRIQLFNPAAEHLFGYRAAEAKGLTIDTLIPPSPSAAGTRAILGVAREVTARTRDGRTFPAYLAVDEYVAEGHRMSVGVLLDISEQKRRELEIFQARDRLERQAADLSVLARKLDQARREAEETRGLAEAASRAKSEFLAHMSHELRTPLNAILGFSEIMDQEYFGPLGSPRYTEYNRNVLDSARHLLSLINDILDLSKIEAGRYELEEEHVDLTRIIDPVIRLVRERALRKDLTLRTAIDRLPPVMGDERALKQILINLLTNAVKFTERGGEIEVTGREEQGGDIVMTVRDTGIGIAADQMEKVLEPFGQTRNAYMAGESGTGLGLPITRSLVNLHGGTLELKSQPGVGTTVTIRLPAIRVIQPRLIAAT; from the coding sequence GTGACCCAACAGCGCGTAACGCCGACCATTTTCCTGAGAATCTATGCGCTCCTGCTCTTCGTAGTGCTAGCGATGCTTGGCTACAACGAGTGGACGACCCGGTCCGACGCGTTGATGCAGGCCGCCGAGAAGTCGCGCGCCCTGGTCAATCTCGCGACGGAGCACACCCTGCGCATGTTCGAGATCAACGACATAGCGTTGCGCAGCGCGGTCGAGCATTTCAGCGAGCTGGACATCACCCGCCTGGGCGACTCGTGGAGCGACTGGGACTATCTGGCGACGCTGGAGGCGAGCAGCATCGGGAGCGAACTGGCGCAGATCCGGCACATGCTGATCGTCGACCCGCACGGCACCGTACGCATCCACTCCCGCCGGTATCCGGTGGAGCCGATGGACAGTTCCCGGAACGACTTCTTCCAGGCCCACAAGGACACATCCGGCCCCAGCCTGTTCGTCGGCGCCCCGTCCATGGACGGCGGGGGAACCGACCTCTATTTCTCGATGAGCCGCCGGATCAGCCGGCCGCGCGACGGTGCCTTCGCCGGCGTGGCGGTCGCCGCGGTCAAGCCGGACATCTCGCGGCGCTTCTTCGATTCGATGGCGGCGGGTCCGCGCGGCATCCTGTTCCTGATGCACGAGAACGGGACCGTCATCACCTCCCACCCGTTCCGGGAGAACCTGATCGGCCGGAAGCTGCCCGACAAGTCGCTGCTGGACACGATCCGGCAGTCGCAGCCCCAGTCGCCCGCGTCGGTCGACGTACAATGCTGCTTCGACGAACTGGATCGGGTCCTGGCGTACCAGCGCGTCGGGACATTGCCGCTGTTCGTCGCGGTCGGACTGGCGAAGACCGACGTCCTGGCGGACTGGACCCGCGACCTGATCCAGAACGCGCTGATCACCGGCGTCGTCCTCACGGGTTTCACCACGGTCGTGGTCGTGATGCTGGGGCAGTACCGCCGGCAGGTGATCGCCCACGGCCTGCTGTCGGCGACCTACGACGCGGCGGGAACCGGCTTCTGCATGGTCGACGCCGACGGCAGGGTGGTCCGCGCCAACGCCGCCTACGGATCGCTGTGCGGCATCCCCGAGCGGCAGCTGGTGCAACGCCCCTTCATCGAGGTGTTCCCCCCCGACGAACGCAACCGGGCGCACGACCTGCTGCGGTTCGGCCATCCCGGCGACCAGTTGCCGCCGCAGATCCTGAAGCTGCGCCACTCCGACGGCCGCATCCGCCGCGTCCTGATCACGGTCGGCGGCTTCTCCGATGCGTCGGGGCAGCTTTTCCTCATGGTGGCGGCCAACGACGTCACCGACCGCGAGCGGCAGGAGGAAAGGCTGCGCGAGAGCGAGCGCCGCCTGCGCCAGGCCCAAAGGATCGCCGGCATCGGCTGGTGGACGATCGACCTCGGGACCGGCGGCGTGGTCTGGTCGGACACGCTCTACGAGATCTGGGGACGCGACCCGGATTTGCCGCCGACCCTGGAGAGCTGGCGCTCGTCGATCCACCCGGACGACCGGTCGCGACTCAACGACGCCGATCTGGCGGACGGACCGGACTGCACGCGCGAGTACCGGATCATCCGCCCCGACGGCACCGAGCGGCATGTCCGCGAGGAATTCACCCGGAGCCGGACCGGCGGGGAGCAGTCCAAGGGCGAGCAGACGACGAGGCTGTTCGGCATCATCCAGGACGTCACGGAACTGCGGGAGAACGAGCGCGCCCTGGCGGACAGCAAGGCGCGCCTGCGCGCCGTCCTGGACGTGGCCGTCACCGGCATCCTGGTCCATGACGAGCATGGCAGGATCCAGCTCTTCAATCCGGCCGCCGAGCACCTGTTCGGCTACCGGGCGGCCGAGGCCAAGGGGCTGACGATCGACACGCTGATCCCGCCGTCCCCCTCGGCCGCCGGAACCCGGGCGATCCTGGGCGTCGCCCGGGAGGTCACGGCGCGCACCCGCGACGGCCGCACCTTTCCGGCCTATCTGGCGGTCGACGAGTATGTCGCCGAAGGCCACCGCATGTCGGTCGGCGTTCTGCTGGACATCAGCGAGCAGAAGCGCCGCGAGCTGGAGATCTTCCAGGCGCGCGACCGGCTGGAACGCCAGGCGGCCGACCTGTCGGTGCTGGCCCGCAAGCTGGACCAGGCCCGGCGCGAGGCGGAGGAGACGAGAGGGCTGGCCGAGGCCGCCAGCCGGGCGAAATCGGAATTCCTGGCCCACATGAGCCACGAGCTTCGCACGCCGCTGAACGCGATCCTGGGCTTCTCGGAGATCATGGACCAGGAGTATTTCGGCCCGCTCGGCTCGCCGCGCTATACCGAGTACAACCGCAACGTCCTGGACAGCGCCCGCCACCTGCTGAGCCTGATCAACGACATCCTCGACCTGTCCAAGATCGAAGCCGGACGGTACGAGCTGGAAGAGGAGCATGTCGACCTGACCCGCATCATCGACCCGGTGATCCGGCTGGTCCGCGAACGGGCGCTGCGCAAGGACCTGACCCTGAGAACCGCGATCGACCGCCTGCCGCCTGTCATGGGCGACGAGCGGGCGCTGAAGCAGATCCTGATCAACCTGCTGACCAATGCGGTCAAGTTCACCGAACGCGGCGGCGAGATCGAGGTGACCGGCCGCGAGGAACAGGGCGGCGACATCGTCATGACGGTGCGCGACACCGGCATTGGCATCGCCGCCGACCAGATGGAAAAGGTGCTGGAGCCGTTCGGGCAGACCCGCAACGCCTACATGGCCGGCGAATCGGGAACCGGCCTCGGCCTGCCCATCACCCGCTCGCTGGTCAATCTGCACGGAGGAACGCTCGAACTGAAGAGCCAGCCGGGAGTCGGGACCACCGTGACCATACGCCTGCCGGCCATTCGGGTGATCCAACCGCGCCTGATCGCCGCCACCTGA
- a CDS encoding GNAT family N-acetyltransferase, translating to MPECAGREISVRLAGGMDGQRCAEIYLASRRSAFHWQPAGSFVLEDYHRAIEDEEVWVAEIDGVVVGFASIYRPDNFVHNLFVDPRWQHRGVGTVLLERACSHLFRPARLKCLASNQGARAFYERNGWVVASATISAAEPYILYQK from the coding sequence ATGCCTGAGTGTGCGGGAAGGGAAATCTCCGTCCGACTGGCCGGCGGGATGGACGGACAGCGTTGCGCTGAAATCTACCTGGCTTCCCGCCGGTCCGCTTTCCACTGGCAGCCGGCAGGATCCTTCGTACTGGAGGACTACCATCGGGCGATCGAGGACGAGGAAGTCTGGGTTGCGGAGATCGACGGAGTCGTCGTCGGATTCGCCTCGATCTACCGGCCCGACAATTTCGTCCACAACCTGTTCGTCGATCCGCGCTGGCAGCACCGCGGCGTCGGGACCGTCCTCCTGGAGCGCGCCTGCTCCCACCTGTTCCGCCCCGCCCGCCTGAAGTGTCTCGCGTCCAACCAGGGCGCCCGGGCCTTCTACGAACGCAACGGATGGGTCGTGGCTTCGGCAACCATTTCGGCCGCCGAGCCATACATTCTCTACCAAAAATAG
- the gltB gene encoding glutamate synthase large subunit produces the protein MTREIPNQGEQFVAEYRANVEALTAVHAYDPADEHDACGVGMIAAIDGKPRRSVVEKGIEALKAVWHRGAVDADGKTGDGAGIHIQVPQQFFHDYVKLIGHIPPDRPLAVGQVFLPRLSLEAQERCRCIVETEILNFGYYIYGWRQVPVNVDIIGEKANATRPEIEQIIIGNAKGETDDRFELELYIIRRRIEAAVRAEQINDFYICTLSARSIVYKGMFLAEQLTSFYPDLLDERFVSNVAIYHQRYSTNTFPTWPLAQPFRMLAHNGEINTLKGNVNWMKAHETRMDHERFGSYVNDLKPVIPIGSSDSGALDAVFEVVARAGRSAPMTKTMLIPEALAAGDSMPASHRALYGYINAVMEPWDGPAALAMTDGRWAVGGMDRNGLRPMRYTITSDGLLIAGSETGMVKVDESTVVEKGRLGPGQMIAVDLAEGKLYHDREIKDHLASQRAYDKWVGNITELDSLVKAAPAESAMLAKDELRRRQLAVGITMEDLETVLHPMVDEAKEAIGSMGDDSPMAVLSDKYRGLHHFFRQNFSQVTNPPIDSLRERRVMSLRTRLGNLGNILEEDATQCSLLQLESPVLTTAEFRAMREYMGETSAEIDCTFDVAGGPNALRDALRRIRQESEDAVRGGATHIILSDEQVSATRAPMPMILATGAVHTHLVRQQLRTFTSLNVRTSECMDVHYFAVLIGVGGTTVNAYLSQEAIADRHRRGLFGDMTLEQCLYRFKKAIDEGLLKIMSKMGISIISSYRGGCNFEAVGLSRALVAEHFPGMVSRISGIGLAGIQKKVLEQHAIAFSEDVIALPIGGFYKYRRNGERHAWEAGLIHMLQQAVATDSYATFKKYTEATNKRPPIQLRDLLDFRSTREAVSVDEVESITSLRKRFITPGMSLGALSPEAHGTLNVAMNRIGAKSDSGEGGEDPARFKPDKNGDNWNSAIKQIASGRFGVTAEYLNQCREIEIKVAQGAKPGEGGQLPGFKVTEMIAKLRHSTPGVMLISPPPHHDIYSIEDLAQLIYDLKQINPDAKVCVKLVSRSGIGTIAAGVAKANADVILVSGHVGGTGASPQTSIKYAGVPWEMGLSEVHQVLTLNRLRHRVRLRTDGGLKTGRDIVIAAMLGAEEYGVGTASLIAMGCIMVRQCHSNTCPVGVCVQDEELRKKFVGTPERVVNLFSFLAEEVREILAQLGFRTLNEVIGRTDLLHQLSRGGAHLDDLDLNPLLAQADPGDSARYCTMQGRNEVPDTLDARMIADARPLFEEGEKMQLAYNVRNTHRAIGTRLSAMITRKFGMTGLQPGHVTVRLRGSCGQSLGAFAVQGMKLEVLGDSNDYVGKGLSGGTITVRPTTSSPLKTNENTIIGNTVLYGATAGKLFAAGQAGERFAVRNSGAKVVVEGCGSNGCEYMTGGIAVILGSVGENFAAGMTGGMAFIYDEDGSFSRKVNEDSVIFQRIEVPHYEALLRDLIAEHVAETQSKFAERLLNDWHLVRDNFWQVVPKEMVHRLDVPVRAPQAAD, from the coding sequence ATGACCCGTGAAATCCCGAACCAGGGCGAGCAGTTCGTTGCCGAGTACCGGGCGAACGTCGAGGCCCTGACCGCGGTCCATGCCTACGATCCGGCCGACGAGCACGACGCCTGCGGCGTCGGCATGATCGCGGCGATCGACGGCAAGCCGCGGCGGTCCGTGGTGGAAAAGGGCATCGAGGCGCTCAAGGCCGTATGGCACCGCGGCGCCGTGGATGCCGACGGCAAGACCGGCGACGGCGCCGGCATCCATATCCAGGTGCCGCAGCAGTTCTTCCACGATTATGTCAAGCTGATCGGCCACATCCCGCCGGACCGGCCGCTCGCGGTCGGCCAGGTGTTCCTGCCGCGCCTGTCGCTGGAGGCGCAGGAGCGCTGCCGCTGCATCGTCGAGACCGAGATCCTGAATTTCGGCTACTATATCTATGGCTGGCGCCAGGTGCCGGTGAACGTCGACATCATCGGCGAGAAGGCCAACGCGACCCGGCCCGAGATCGAGCAGATCATCATCGGCAACGCCAAGGGCGAGACCGACGACCGGTTCGAGCTGGAACTCTACATCATCCGCCGCCGGATCGAGGCCGCCGTCCGGGCCGAGCAGATCAACGACTTCTACATCTGCACGCTGTCGGCCCGCTCGATCGTCTACAAGGGCATGTTCCTGGCGGAGCAGCTGACCTCCTTCTATCCCGACCTGCTGGACGAACGCTTCGTCTCCAACGTGGCGATCTACCACCAGCGCTACTCGACCAACACGTTCCCGACCTGGCCGCTGGCCCAGCCGTTCCGCATGCTCGCCCACAACGGCGAGATCAACACGCTGAAGGGCAACGTGAACTGGATGAAGGCGCACGAGACGCGCATGGACCATGAGCGTTTCGGGTCCTACGTCAACGACCTGAAGCCGGTGATCCCGATCGGCTCGTCGGACAGCGGCGCGCTGGACGCCGTGTTCGAAGTGGTCGCCCGGGCCGGCCGGTCCGCGCCGATGACCAAGACGATGCTGATCCCGGAGGCGCTCGCCGCCGGCGACAGCATGCCCGCGTCCCACCGCGCGCTCTACGGCTACATCAACGCCGTCATGGAACCGTGGGACGGGCCGGCGGCGCTCGCCATGACCGACGGCCGCTGGGCGGTCGGCGGCATGGACCGCAACGGCCTGCGGCCCATGCGCTACACCATCACCAGCGACGGCCTGCTGATCGCCGGGTCCGAGACCGGCATGGTCAAGGTCGACGAGAGCACCGTCGTGGAGAAGGGCCGGCTCGGGCCGGGGCAGATGATCGCGGTCGACCTGGCCGAGGGCAAGCTGTACCACGACCGGGAGATCAAGGACCACCTCGCCTCCCAGCGCGCCTACGACAAGTGGGTCGGCAACATCACCGAGCTGGACAGCCTGGTGAAGGCGGCTCCGGCGGAATCCGCCATGCTGGCCAAGGACGAGCTGCGCCGCCGCCAGCTCGCGGTCGGCATCACCATGGAGGACCTGGAAACCGTCCTCCACCCGATGGTGGACGAGGCCAAGGAAGCGATCGGCTCCATGGGCGACGACAGCCCGATGGCCGTGCTGTCGGACAAGTACCGCGGCCTGCACCACTTCTTCCGCCAGAACTTCAGCCAGGTCACCAACCCGCCGATCGACAGCCTGCGGGAACGCCGGGTGATGAGCCTGCGTACGCGGCTGGGCAACCTGGGCAATATACTGGAGGAGGATGCGACCCAGTGCAGCCTGCTCCAGCTCGAAAGCCCCGTGCTGACGACCGCCGAGTTCCGCGCCATGCGCGAGTACATGGGCGAGACGTCGGCGGAGATCGACTGCACCTTCGACGTCGCCGGCGGCCCCAACGCGCTGCGCGACGCGCTCCGCCGCATCCGGCAGGAGTCGGAGGACGCGGTACGCGGCGGCGCCACCCACATCATCCTGTCCGACGAGCAGGTCAGCGCCACCCGCGCGCCGATGCCGATGATCCTGGCGACCGGCGCCGTGCATACCCACCTCGTACGCCAGCAGCTCCGCACCTTCACGTCGCTGAACGTACGCACGTCCGAGTGCATGGACGTGCACTACTTCGCCGTGCTGATCGGCGTCGGCGGGACCACGGTGAACGCCTACCTGTCCCAGGAGGCGATCGCCGACCGGCACCGCCGCGGCCTGTTCGGCGACATGACGCTGGAGCAGTGCCTGTACCGCTTCAAGAAGGCGATCGACGAGGGCCTGCTGAAGATCATGTCCAAGATGGGCATCTCGATCATCAGCTCGTACCGCGGCGGCTGCAATTTCGAGGCGGTGGGCCTCAGCCGCGCGCTGGTCGCCGAGCACTTCCCGGGCATGGTCAGCCGCATCTCCGGCATCGGCCTCGCCGGCATCCAGAAGAAGGTGCTTGAGCAGCACGCCATCGCGTTCTCCGAGGACGTGATCGCCCTGCCGATCGGCGGCTTCTACAAGTACCGCCGCAACGGCGAGCGGCACGCCTGGGAAGCAGGATTGATCCACATGCTTCAGCAGGCGGTCGCGACCGACAGCTACGCGACCTTCAAGAAGTACACGGAGGCAACCAACAAGCGGCCGCCGATCCAGCTGCGCGACCTGCTGGACTTCCGCTCGACCCGCGAGGCCGTCTCGGTCGACGAGGTCGAGAGCATCACGTCGCTGCGCAAGCGCTTCATCACGCCGGGCATGTCGCTGGGCGCCTTGTCGCCGGAAGCGCACGGCACCCTGAACGTCGCGATGAACCGCATCGGCGCCAAGTCCGACAGCGGCGAGGGCGGCGAGGACCCCGCACGGTTCAAGCCGGACAAGAACGGCGACAACTGGAACTCGGCGATCAAGCAGATTGCGTCGGGGCGGTTCGGCGTCACCGCCGAGTACCTGAACCAGTGCCGCGAGATCGAGATCAAGGTGGCCCAGGGCGCCAAGCCCGGCGAAGGCGGGCAGCTGCCCGGCTTCAAGGTGACCGAGATGATCGCGAAGCTGCGCCACTCCACGCCGGGCGTCATGCTGATCAGCCCGCCGCCGCACCACGACATCTACTCGATCGAGGATCTGGCGCAGCTCATCTACGACCTGAAGCAGATCAACCCGGACGCCAAGGTCTGCGTCAAGCTGGTGTCGCGGTCCGGCATCGGCACCATCGCGGCCGGCGTGGCGAAGGCCAACGCCGACGTGATCCTGGTGTCCGGCCATGTCGGCGGCACCGGCGCCAGCCCCCAGACCTCGATCAAGTATGCCGGCGTTCCGTGGGAGATGGGCCTGAGCGAGGTCCATCAGGTCTTGACCCTGAACCGGCTGCGCCACCGCGTCCGCCTGCGCACCGACGGCGGCCTGAAGACCGGCCGCGACATCGTGATCGCCGCGATGCTGGGCGCCGAGGAGTACGGCGTCGGCACCGCCAGCCTGATCGCCATGGGCTGCATCATGGTCCGGCAATGCCACAGCAACACCTGCCCGGTCGGCGTCTGCGTGCAGGACGAGGAGCTGCGCAAGAAGTTCGTCGGCACGCCGGAGCGCGTCGTCAACCTGTTCAGCTTCCTGGCGGAAGAGGTGCGTGAGATCCTGGCGCAGCTGGGATTCCGCACCCTGAACGAGGTGATCGGCCGGACCGACCTGCTGCACCAACTCAGCCGCGGCGGCGCCCACCTGGACGACCTCGACCTCAACCCGCTGCTGGCCCAGGCCGACCCGGGCGACAGCGCGCGCTATTGCACCATGCAGGGCCGCAACGAGGTTCCGGATACCCTGGACGCCCGCATGATCGCCGACGCCCGCCCGCTGTTCGAAGAGGGCGAGAAGATGCAGCTGGCCTACAATGTGCGGAACACCCACCGGGCTATCGGCACGCGGCTGTCGGCCATGATCACCCGCAAGTTCGGCATGACCGGGCTCCAGCCCGGCCACGTCACCGTCCGCCTGCGCGGCTCGTGCGGCCAGTCGCTCGGCGCCTTCGCGGTGCAGGGCATGAAGCTGGAGGTGCTGGGCGACAGCAACGACTATGTCGGCAAGGGCCTGTCGGGCGGCACCATCACGGTCCGGCCGACCACGAGCAGCCCGCTGAAGACCAACGAAAACACCATCATCGGCAACACGGTGCTGTACGGCGCCACGGCAGGCAAGCTATTCGCGGCGGGCCAGGCCGGCGAGCGCTTCGCCGTCCGCAACTCGGGTGCCAAGGTGGTGGTGGAAGGCTGCGGTTCAAACGGCTGCGAGTACATGACCGGCGGCATCGCGGTGATCCTGGGCAGCGTCGGCGAGAACTTCGCGGCCGGCATGACCGGGGGCATGGCCTTCATCTACGACGAGGACGGCAGCTTCTCCCGCAAGGTCAACGAGGATAGCGTGATCTTCCAGCGGATCGAGGTGCCCCACTACGAGGCGCTGCTGCGCGACCTGATCGCGGAGCATGTCGCCGAGACCCAGAGCAAGTTCGCCGAGCGCCTGCTCAACGACTGGCACCTGGTGCGCGACAATTTCTGGCAGGTCGTGCCCAAGGAGATGGTCCACCGGCTGGACGTGCCGGTGCGGGCACCCCAGGCGGCCGACTGA
- a CDS encoding NAD(P)-dependent oxidoreductase — protein sequence MAQKMLQFVRTDKRMPDKRDAATRSHDFDEIYGEFDQKGAEEQSGRCSQCGVPFCQVHCPLHNNIPDWLKLTAEGRLEEAYELSSATSNLPEICGRICPQDRLCEGNCTIEQSTHGTVTIGSIEKYINDTAWERGWVKPRVPLRERGQSVAIIGGGPGGMSAAEQLRVKGYEVHVYDRYDRIGGLMMYGIPGFKLEKYVVSRRVQLLVDEGIIFHTDFEVGRDATLAELRAKHDAVLIATGVYKARDLTVAGSDLGNIVPALQYLTTSNRQGLGDAVPEYDSGALNAAGKNVVVIGGGDTAMDCVRTAIRQGAKSVKCLYRRNRANMPGSQREVHNAEEEGVEFVWQSAPEGFEGKDGIVTGVRAHRIHLGVADASGRQTPQVIEGSAYTLEADLVIKALGFDPEDLPTLFGETGLKVSRWGTVTVNFRTMMTSLDGVFAAGDIVRGASLVVWAIRDGRDVAEHMHAYLLQKAEAGASAAVAAE from the coding sequence ATGGCGCAGAAGATGTTGCAGTTCGTCCGAACCGACAAGCGCATGCCCGACAAACGGGATGCCGCGACGCGCAGCCACGACTTCGACGAGATCTATGGCGAGTTCGACCAGAAGGGCGCGGAGGAACAGTCCGGCCGGTGCTCCCAGTGCGGCGTGCCGTTCTGCCAGGTCCATTGCCCGCTCCACAACAATATCCCGGACTGGCTGAAGCTGACCGCCGAGGGACGGCTGGAAGAGGCCTACGAGCTGTCGTCGGCGACCAGCAACCTGCCGGAGATCTGCGGCCGCATATGCCCGCAGGACCGCCTGTGCGAGGGCAACTGCACGATCGAGCAGTCGACCCACGGCACGGTCACCATCGGCTCGATCGAGAAGTACATCAACGACACCGCGTGGGAGCGGGGCTGGGTCAAGCCGCGCGTGCCGCTCCGCGAGCGCGGGCAGTCGGTCGCCATCATCGGCGGGGGCCCCGGCGGCATGTCGGCGGCCGAGCAGCTTCGCGTCAAGGGGTACGAAGTCCACGTCTACGACCGCTACGACCGGATCGGCGGCCTGATGATGTACGGCATTCCCGGCTTCAAGCTGGAGAAGTACGTGGTCAGCCGCCGCGTCCAGCTGCTGGTCGACGAGGGCATCATCTTCCATACCGATTTCGAGGTCGGCCGCGACGCCACGCTGGCCGAGCTGCGGGCGAAGCACGATGCCGTGCTGATCGCGACCGGGGTGTACAAGGCGCGCGACCTGACGGTCGCAGGCTCCGACCTGGGCAACATCGTGCCGGCGCTGCAGTACCTCACGACCAGCAACCGCCAGGGCCTGGGCGACGCGGTTCCCGAATATGACAGCGGCGCGCTGAACGCGGCCGGCAAGAACGTCGTCGTGATCGGCGGCGGCGACACGGCCATGGACTGCGTCCGCACGGCGATCCGCCAGGGCGCCAAGTCGGTCAAGTGCCTGTACCGCCGCAACCGCGCCAACATGCCGGGCTCCCAGCGCGAGGTCCACAACGCCGAGGAAGAGGGCGTCGAGTTCGTCTGGCAGTCCGCCCCCGAAGGCTTCGAGGGCAAGGACGGCATCGTGACCGGCGTCCGCGCCCACCGCATCCATCTCGGCGTCGCCGACGCCAGCGGCCGGCAGACCCCGCAGGTGATCGAGGGCTCCGCCTACACGCTGGAGGCCGACCTGGTGATCAAGGCGCTGGGCTTCGACCCGGAGGACCTGCCGACCCTGTTCGGCGAGACCGGCCTGAAGGTCAGCCGCTGGGGCACGGTGACTGTGAACTTCCGCACCATGATGACCAGCCTGGACGGCGTCTTCGCCGCCGGCGACATCGTGCGCGGCGCGAGCTTGGTCGTGTGGGCGATCCGCGACGGCCGCGACGTCGCGGAGCACATGCACGCCTACCTGCTGCAGAAGGCCGAGGCCGGCGCATCGGCCGCCGTCGCGGCCGAGTGA
- a CDS encoding complex I NDUFA9 subunit family protein, with translation MSFRYRVATVFGGSGFIGRHLIKRLAKTGTVIRVATRHPSNANFLRMNGAVGQIIPIATNINDDTSVAAAVRDADIVINLIGILYESGVNTFKATQGDAPGRIARAAKAAGAQRFVQVSAIGADANSASAYARTKAAGEQAVRDAFPEATILRPSIVFGPEDSFFNRFAAMARISPALPLIGGGHTKFQPVYVGDVADAVMKALELPEARDRTYELGGPRVYTFKELMELVLAETRRKRFLVPVSWPLAELQGKILGKLPKPMLTVDQVELLKSDNVVAPGAATIQDLGIDPTAAEVIIPTYLDRFRVGGRFSQRAGGYTA, from the coding sequence ATGTCCTTTCGGTATCGGGTAGCCACGGTTTTCGGCGGGTCCGGGTTCATCGGCCGCCACCTGATCAAGCGGCTGGCGAAAACCGGCACGGTGATCCGGGTCGCGACCCGCCACCCGAGCAACGCCAATTTCCTGCGCATGAACGGCGCGGTGGGCCAGATCATCCCGATCGCGACCAACATCAACGACGACACCTCGGTCGCGGCCGCGGTGCGCGACGCCGACATCGTGATCAACCTGATCGGCATCCTCTACGAATCCGGCGTCAACACCTTCAAGGCTACGCAGGGCGATGCGCCGGGCCGAATCGCCCGCGCCGCCAAGGCGGCCGGCGCCCAGCGGTTCGTCCAGGTCTCCGCGATCGGAGCCGACGCCAACTCCGCCTCGGCCTACGCCCGGACCAAGGCCGCCGGCGAGCAGGCGGTGCGCGACGCCTTCCCGGAAGCCACGATCCTGCGGCCCAGCATCGTCTTCGGACCCGAGGACAGCTTCTTCAACCGTTTTGCGGCGATGGCCAGGATCTCCCCCGCCCTGCCCCTGATCGGCGGCGGCCATACGAAGTTCCAGCCGGTCTATGTGGGCGACGTCGCCGATGCGGTCATGAAGGCGCTGGAGTTGCCGGAAGCCCGGGACAGGACCTATGAGCTGGGAGGCCCGCGGGTCTACACGTTCAAGGAACTCATGGAACTCGTGCTGGCGGAGACGCGGCGCAAGCGCTTCCTGGTCCCGGTCTCCTGGCCGCTGGCGGAACTCCAGGGCAAGATCCTGGGCAAGCTGCCCAAGCCGATGCTGACGGTGGATCAGGTCGAGCTGCTGAAGTCCGACAACGTGGTGGCGCCGGGCGCCGCGACGATCCAGGACCTGGGCATCGACCCGACCGCGGCGGAAGTCATCATCCCCACATATCTGGACCGTTTCCGGGTCGGGGGCCGCTTCTCCCAGCGCGCGGGCGGCTACACCGCGTGA